The Thermodesulfovibrionales bacterium region TGGTTGAAGATGATCCAAACGATGTCGAACTTATCATGACAGTCTTGCCGAAAACAATCTCGCCACTGAGGTTGTAGCTGTTCACGATGGCGACGAAGCGCTCGATTATCTTAATTACCGTGGAAAGTTTGCCAACAGGACAGACGGCCATCCCGCCGTTGTCCTGTTGGACCTTAAACTTCCCAAGATAGACGGCCTCGAGTTCTCAGGCAGATGAAGACCGACGAGAAGCTCAGGTGCATTCCTGTGGTAATTCTCACGTCATCCAAGGAAAACAGGATATAATCGAGGGGTACAAGTTCGGCGCAAACAGCTATGTAGTAAAGCCGGTGGTTTTCCATCAGTTTATTGATGCTATCAAACTTCTAGGGGCCTATTGGGCGATCGTCAGCGGCCACCGCCGGTTGGCGGATACAAAATGACGTAGGCTTCATGCAAAGAAGGAGCTTTTCCCAATGAAATCTCTTTTGAGCGTCCTACACCTGGAAGATAATCCTTTTGACGCCGAATTCGTTAAGTCGACTCTTGAGGAAGAAGGTATTGCCTGCGATATGTGTCGGGTAGAAACACGCGCTGATTTTATCGCGGTGATTGACAAGGGCAACTTAGATATAATCTTTGCCGACTATTCATTGCCTAGCTTTGACGGCCTCTCGGCACTTGCCATCGCAACGGACAAATGTCCCGATATCCCATTCATTTTTGTTACAGGGAATATGGGGGAAGAACTCGCCATCGAAACACTTAAGAGCGGTGCGACAGATTATGTTCTGAAAAACGGGCTCTCAAGGCTTCTGCCTTCAGTGCGCCGGGCCTTAAGGGAAGCGACGGAGAGAATAAAACGTAAGAAGGCTGAAGAAGAACTGCAAAGATCCCGGGAAGAGCTTCGCAATCTTTCTTCACATTTACAAGCTGCGAGAGAAGAAGATAGGGCGAGGATAGCTCGGGAGATTCACGACGAACTGGGGCAGACTCTCATGGCGCTTAAGATGGACCTTTCTTGGCTCGAGAAGAAATATAGAGAC contains the following coding sequences:
- a CDS encoding histidine kinase, whose product is MKSLLSVLHLEDNPFDAEFVKSTLEEEGIACDMCRVETRADFIAVIDKGNLDIIFADYSLPSFDGLSALAIATDKCPDIPFIFVTGNMGEELAIETLKSGATDYVLKNGLSRLLPSVRRALREATERIKRKKAEEELQRSREELRNLSSHLQAAREEDRARIAREIHDELGQTLMALKMDLSWLEKKYRDDAVLAEKSASMTRVIDEAIQSVKTICADLRPGLLDTLGLSAAVESQTQEFEGYTIIRTVAGPQVCLGNWVQPQDVALSGHCDGQMVDL